From Salvelinus fontinalis isolate EN_2023a chromosome 30, ASM2944872v1, whole genome shotgun sequence, one genomic window encodes:
- the neurl2 gene encoding neuralized-like protein 2, translating into MEPLPFLDQFQEFHHIHGTNVQLDPTGTQATRVESFANGVCFSREPLSPGEIFLVEIEEKELGWCGHLRIGLTARDPLTFETVPEYSLPDLMDLGDSWVFAITRNHNRVVEEEAVAPEGEGAGDGGLAGGHRLGDGREEGGRRLPRLGGGDVEEEAINPKPKTFFTDSHLHIEKVKIPMDKLVGRSRPGRFSHILDDLYKTNALPPTARRSRIGVLYVPKGQGLADMHVVINGEDMGASAKGIPMLQPLYAVVDVYSATKQVRIVQVEYGFSSLQTLCRKCIQKNIVHRMALDWLELPERLKHYCKYE; encoded by the exons ATGGAACCTTTACCTTTTCTTGACCAGTTTCAGGAATTCCACCATATCCATGGAACCAACGTGCAGCTAGATCCTACAGGGACCCAGGCTACCCGAGTGGAGAGCTTTGCCAACGGGGTGTGCTTCAGCAGAGAGCCCCTGAGTCCTGGGGAGATCTTCCTGGTGGAGATCGAGGAGAAGGAGCTGGGCTGGTGTGGCCACCTGCGGATCGGGCTGACCGCCAGAGACCCTCTGACCTTTGAAACGGTGCCTGAGTACTCCCTGCCGGACCTCATGGACCTGGGGGACAGCTGGGTGTTTGCTATCACACGAAACCACAACcgggtagtggaggaggaggctgtGGCACCTGAGGGAGAGGGGGCAGGAGATGGAGGGTTGGCCGGGGGTCATAGGTTAGGGGATGGTAGGGAAGAGGGAGGTAGGAGGCTACCTAGGCTGGGGGGTGGTGATGTGGAAGAAGAAGCGATTAATCCCAAACCCAAGACGTTCTTCACAGACTCCCACCTGCACATTGAGAAAGTTAAAATCCCCATGGACAAGCTGGTTGGTCGGAGTCGACCCGGACGCTTCAGCCACATCTTGGATGACCTGTACAAGACCAATGCCCTCCCCCCCACTGCCAGACGTAGTCGGATAGGGGTGCTGTATGTGCCCAAAGGACAGGGCCTGGCTGACATGCATGTTGTCATTAACGGAGAGGATATGGGTGCATCAGCTAAGGGCATCCCAATGCTGCAGCCTTTGTATGCTGTGGTTGACGTGTACTCTGCTACAAAGCAAGTTCGCATTGTCCAGGTGGAATATGGAT TTTCCTCCCTGCAGACTCTGTGTAGAAAGTGCATCCAGAAAAACATAGTCCACAGGATGGCTCTGGACTGGCTGGAACTGCCTGAGAGACTCAAACACTACTGCAAGTATGAGTGA
- the msrb1b gene encoding methionine-R-sulfoxide reductase B1b: protein MSFCSFFDGEVYKDHFKQGMYVCSQCNNPLFSSRSKFPHSSPWPAFTETIKEDSVTKMMESLTAFKVLCGKCGNGLGHEFVNDGPEEGISRFUIFSNSLKFVPNKDKQ from the exons ATGTCTTTTTGCTCATTTTTTGATGGCGAGGTCTATAAAGACCATTTCAAACAAg GTATGTATGTGTGTTCTCAGTGCAACAACCCGCTGTTCTCCAGCAGGTCTAAGTTCCCCCACTCCTCCCCGTGGCCTGCCTTCACTGAGACCATCAAAGAGGACAGTGTCACCAAGATGATGGAGTCACTCACAGCCTTCAAG GTGCTTTGTGGGAAGTGTGGTAATGGACTGGGCCATGAGTTTGTCAACGACGGTCCGGAGGAAGGCATCTCACGATTCTGAATATTCAGCAACTCGCTCAAGTTTGTCCCAAATAAAG ACAAACAGTAA